The region ACTATAATGCAGTGCAGGTGACTTTCAGCTGGATGTTTAGTCCTATTAGAGATAAGAATTATAGTTGGTGTAATCAAAACAGGACTCAGAGACTTGCTTGAAGAGAGCAGTGAAAGATATTTTAGAGAGTAATAAACAAAGTGCCAAACAATTCACCAGTAAGAATTAGTAATTCTTTGTAAGCAACTGGCAGATGAAGTTCTAAACTAGGGGCTGACTTGGAATTATAAGGTAACTGACAAGGACAAGCTGTCCCTCTCCTCCCACACAAGCATCAGCCTGAATATAACCCACATCAGCAAAAATGCTCTAGTTTTTCAACAGGTCTACTGTATGGTCCAGGAGACTGAGCACTCACCCAGCGCCCCACCCATTGCACACTTTAGTGCTTCCAATTCAAATTTGGTGCCCTAAGTGCATCCTGTTTTTCCTGACCAGTGACCTGGTGCTGTTGTCTGACATGTCAGTGAGTGTAGAGCACTATGGTGTTCACTGCAGCCTACCTTTGAGCTGACGCTGCGCCCCTCGACCAGGGCTCAGTAACATCCTGAGTCAGCCTATAATAGTGGACTACCACTGCCAAAACTTCAAGAACACTCGCTATGCCGGGAGTTGTGCCTGGAAGTTGTGTCCCTCTTCAGTGGGGCACTGCTTACTGTGCAGCCCGACTGCCTGGTCACCAAGATGGCCACTGACTGGGGCACAACACCTGACTGTGTCAGGTGCTTCAGACCGCCTGATCCGACTCTTCAACCTGAGGATGCCCACGAGTGAGATGCCCACTGGGGCACTATGAATGACAGGGATGTTGCTCTTGGGGACTTGCTGGTCACTGTGCTCCATGACAATATTCGTCACACTGCCGCTGGTCTTTGCAGGAGCTGTGGACAGACTTCCGTGACCACCCAGCATCTCCTACCAGAGCTGCAGTTTTACCTGGTTATGGCCTTTTGGCCTTGATCTCCATGCTCTTCTTCCTAAAGTGACTCTGGCCATAGCCCAGTACCTGCACTGCTCTTCCAGCCCTGCTTTCAGCCTAGTCCAAACCTGGATTTGGAGTTGCTCCCACTTTAGCAGGAGAGATTTGCCCTATTCCTACTGTCAATATACAGCTTGGCTTCAGATCTTGCAATCTTAATTTCTTCAAATTAACTCGGAAACCTTTTAACTGGATAGTTTCTGTAGTACCATCAGTGAAGCCTTAAATATTACATTGgattcaaatgtgtatatgtgtgaattTTAACACTTTTGCTTCATAAATATCCTGCTGTAAGCAGTTCTGCTTACTTTTGTTGTCTTTAGGGGTGTGGGGAGCTCTACAAATTCACTTGCTAGtttctgtgtatattttgatttgtttcattAGCCAGAAAATTCCTTTGGGCAAAATTTTGTGCCTGTTAATGTATGGTCTGAGAAATTATGTTTCCTGCTGAAGAGTTCTTTTTTTGAAATATTGAAGGAAGTTCATGGCATCTTTAAGTTTCTGCTCTTGGGCTCCATTATACTTGTCTTTGAGAAGTGGACAATTGTAGATTTGGTTATATAAGAACATAGATTCTCTCTCCCAAGAACTATTCTggcctttgtttcctttctttcatcattttccaGACCCTTCTCAGTCATGGTGTCCATGGGTTGGCTGCCAATATCTGGCCCAATTTGTTCCTGAAAAATGTCAACCTCTAGAATGCAGAGATCATTCTTTCTTAACTTTTGTGTAAGTTTAAATAAATGACACTAAGTCTGAGACATTTTAGTTAGTAACCATTTACTAATTTTGCAATGAGTAAAAGAAGGAAGGCAGTATAGTTTTAAAATCTTGCTACTTTAGAAAACCAACTTCTTTTGGAGAATGTATTAAGTAAAGactatctaaaaataaaaatgtggtatttttattttcagttttgaaaaataatatcacTGCCTCTTGTGTCTCTTAAAGTCTAAATTAGATATTCATGTGACATTTTTCCAATGAAATGTCAAGAACCCAGTGTTTTTTCTTTGGTTaggtttggttttttggccacaactCTTAgtgcctggaccagggatcgaatccatgccccttgcagaggaagcacagagtgttaatcactggactgccagggaagtcccagcccagtgttattttattgaaaataaattactttcaGCTGAGTTAAAGGTCTTTTTAAAGTCCATATTAAAGGTCTTTTCAAATCCACATAATACATAGAtactacaataaaagaaaaataggatgGAGTAAAAAATATGTCCTTCAAAATTCCCAAGATTTCTGCTAAATATTCAGAGCACAACATGTAGGAAATAGGACAGTCCAATGTATTAAAGTCTTGCTTACactctgaaaatttatttttccttttagtttttttttccatcctctaGTCAAAGGGCAGTTACTCTTATCTATGGCCTGTGAAATGACCAGGTGGTCAACATACACTCCAGAGGTGGAGGGATGATTAGTCTCCTTTGTGTTATTTCCTGAGTAGCAAACAGGGAATGCTTGGGAATTCTCAAGTAATTTGGGAATACTACTGGAGTATCCAACAGAGCTTAGATTCTACTGTATGTTACAATTTAGCAATAAGTAGATGTAAGTAATTAATGAACATAGTAGTTTGTCCTTTTCATAGTGTTAATATATTATGCTTAGCGAGTTTCCTGACTATAAACTAAGACTTAAGGAAACGTAGATCAGCTGAATGAGAAGAGAAAGTTCAAGTGCTATCTAGGAGTGCAGTaactggttaggactctgggtgCCGCTGTTCACCAGTCTGGAAGATGAAGGCAGCATACGGACACCCAGGGCGGGAGGGGGACTTCTTAGAACCACCATCACTGCCGGATTGAAAAGTCGCTCTGAGGCTGCCCTGATCATACTTCTAGACCACTTTCTGCTCTGAATTCTCAAAATTGCTCAAAATTCTAAATTTTGTTAATTTAGACTCAGAGAGCAGGGAAACAATACTCTTGGTGCCGGACTGAGAGAATACGAAGCAAGAGAGCAATGGCGATTCGAGTGAAGGTGCTCGGCTGCCGCAGGCTGGTCCTACTGTTCCTTTTTCTGCGGCTGTTGTTGGAAGcccaggctgggaagatccgctaCTCGGTGTCAGAAGAGACAGACAAAGGTTTCTTTGTGGGCAACATCGCCAAGGATCTGGGGCTACAACCCCAGGAGCTGATGGAGCGCGGAGTCCGAATCGTCTCCAGAGGTAGGAAGCAGCTCTTTGCTCTGAACCCGCGAAGCGGCAGCTTGGTCACCGCGGGCAGGATAGACCGGGAAGAGCTCTGCGCTCAGAGCGCGCGGTGTCTGGTGAGTTTTAGCGTCTTAGTAGAGGATAAAATGAAGCTTTTCCCTGTTGAAGTGGAAATAATTGATATTAATGACAACACTCCCGAATTCCAGTTAGAAGAAGTggaatttaaaatgaatgaaataactgCTCCAGGTACCAGGATCCCCCTGCCTTCTGGGCAAGACCTTGATGTGGGTATGAATTCGCTCCAGAGCTATCAGCTCAGCTCCAACCCTCATTTCTCCCTGGATGCGCAACAGGGATCTGATGGGTCCCAACAGCCGGAGATGGTGCTGCAGAGTCCCCTAGACAGGGAAGAAGAAGCTGTCCATCACTTCCTCCTCACTGCTTTTGATGGGGGCAACCCAACCCGTTCAGGAACCCTCCGAATTCGAGTTCAGGTGGTGGATGTAAATGACAACCCTCCAGCGTTTACACAAGCAGTGTACCACACGAGTGTACCTGAGAACGTGCCTCTGGGCACTCGACTGCTCATGGTAAAAGCCATGGACCCAGATGAAGGTGCCAATGGGGAAGTAACATATTCGTTTCATAATATAGACCACAAAATGGCACAAATATTTCACTTGGATTCTTacacaggagaaatatcaagtcAAGAACCTCTGGATTTTGAAGAATACACAATTTATCCAATGGAAATTCAAGCTCAGGATGGTGCAGGCCTCATGGCGAGAGCTAAGGTGCTGGTCAAAGTTCTGGACATAAATGATAATGCCCCAGAGGTAACCATCACCTCTGTCACCACTTCAGTCCCAGAAAACTTTCCTCCTGGGGCCATAATTGCTTTTATCAGTGTGCATGATCAGGACTCTGGAGACAATGGTCAAACTTCATGTTCCATTTCTGGAAATCTACCCTTTAAATTAGAAAAGTTAGATGATAATTATTACCGTTTGGTGACAGAAAAAACAATGGATAGAGAACTTACCTCCCAGTACAATATTACAGTAACAGCCACAGATCAGGGAACTCCGACTCTATCTACTGAAACACACATTTCACTGCAAGTGACAGATATCAACGACAACCCCCCTGTCTTCCCCCAGGACTTCTACTCTACCTACATTCTAGAAAACAACCCCAGAGGTGCCTCCATTTTCTGCGTGACAGCCCATGATGCTGACAGTATTGAGAATGCACAGGTCACTTATTCCCTGGTGGAGGACACCATCCAAGGAGTGCCTCTATCCTCCTATGTCTCCATCAACTCAGACACTGGAGTCCTATATGCCTTGCGATCGTTTGACTATGAGCAGTTCCAGGACCTGCAGTTGAGATTGATGGCTCGTGACAGCGGGGACCCACCACTCAGCAGCAATGTGTCTGTGAGCATATTCGTGCTGGACCAGAACGACAACACACCTGAAATCCTGTATCCTGCACTCCCCACGGATGGTTCCACCGGTGTGGAGCTGGCACCCCGCTCTGCAGAACCAGGCTATCTGGTTACCAAGGTGGTGGCAGTGGACAGAGACTCAGGACAGAACTCCTGGCTATCTTACCGCCTACTCAAGGCCAGCGAGCCAGGACTCTTCGCGGTGGGGCTGCACACGGGCGAGGTGCGCACAGCGCGGGCCCTGCTAGACAGAGACGCGCTCAAGCAGAGCCTGGTGGTGGCGGTCCAGGATCACGGCCAGCCCCCTCTGTCGGCCACCATCATGTTCACTGTGGCTGTTGCTGACAGCATTCCAGAAGTGCTGGCCGACTTGGACAGCATTGAAACTTCCTCCCACTGGGACAATTCCAGCTTCACGTTGCACTTGGTAGTGGCTGTGGCCGCGGTCTCCTGCGTCTTCCTCGCTTTTGTCATCGCGTTGCTGGTGCTCAGATTGCGACGCTGGCACAGACTGCGTGCGCAGACGTCAGCAAGTGTATTGGCAGGCTTGCCCACCTCTCACTTTGTGGGCGTGGACGGGGTGCGGGCTTTCCTGCAGACCTATTCGCACGAGGTCTCGCTCACCGCGGACTCTCGGGGGAGTCACGTGATCTTTCCGCAGCCGAACTACGCGGACACCCTCATCAGTCAGGAGAGCggtgaaaaaaaagattttttgtcAGTACCTCAGTCTTTACTTGAAgacaaaaaggaaacattttctcaGGTAAATCTTTTGTAGTAAATTTATCTAGATAAAAATGATTTCTGTGTTTACTTACTTGCTTTCACTCTTTACTGCTAAAAAGTCTCTATTTCCGGTCTTTGTGTTTGTCTTTGTGTTTATATTTACAGATCCTGGGAAATCATTATTAAGTGTTTCTATCcaagtatatttataattgttcttGCATTGAAAAGGAGATCGTAATTAATCATAATGTAGTTGGTTGGGACAGAGTTGTGGAAAGAGCATTACATCAGAAACAAGGAGATTTGGCTTCTAATGTTTTCTTGCTTGCTTCTGGCCAAGTAATTTCTTCTTTACCATGCTCTTATCTGACAATAATAGAGTTTGACTAGGTCTACAAATATTTATGTGACTGATTCTGTTTTTGGATATCCTTAGATTATAAATATCTCATCTACTCCTAAATTTAACGTATATGTCATCTGTTGGGGTGCTGTCTTATTTGGGAATATTTTAAGAGGTAAAGATTGTCTA is a window of Muntiacus reevesi chromosome 1, mMunRee1.1, whole genome shotgun sequence DNA encoding:
- the LOC136156217 gene encoding protocadherin gamma-A1-like isoform X1; this translates as MAIRVKVLGCRRLVLLFLFLRLLLEAQAGKIRYSVSEETDKGFFVGNIAKDLGLQPQELMERGVRIVSRGRKQLFALNPRSGSLVTAGRIDREELCAQSARCLVSFSVLVEDKMKLFPVEVEIIDINDNTPEFQLEEVEFKMNEITAPGTRIPLPSGQDLDVGMNSLQSYQLSSNPHFSLDAQQGSDGSQQPEMVLQSPLDREEEAVHHFLLTAFDGGNPTRSGTLRIRVQVVDVNDNPPAFTQAVYHTSVPENVPLGTRLLMVKAMDPDEGANGEVTYSFHNIDHKMAQIFHLDSYTGEISSQEPLDFEEYTIYPMEIQAQDGAGLMARAKVLVKVLDINDNAPEVTITSVTTSVPENFPPGAIIAFISVHDQDSGDNGQTSCSISGNLPFKLEKLDDNYYRLVTEKTMDRELTSQYNITVTATDQGTPTLSTETHISLQVTDINDNPPVFPQDFYSTYILENNPRGASIFCVTAHDADSIENAQVTYSLVEDTIQGVPLSSYVSINSDTGVLYALRSFDYEQFQDLQLRLMARDSGDPPLSSNVSVSIFVLDQNDNTPEILYPALPTDGSTGVELAPRSAEPGYLVTKVVAVDRDSGQNSWLSYRLLKASEPGLFAVGLHTGEVRTARALLDRDALKQSLVVAVQDHGQPPLSATIMFTVAVADSIPEVLADLDSIETSSHWDNSSFTLHLVVAVAAVSCVFLAFVIALLVLRLRRWHRLRAQTSASVLAGLPTSHFVGVDGVRAFLQTYSHEVSLTADSRGSHVIFPQPNYADTLISQESGEKKDFLSVPQSLLEDKKETFSQVNLL
- the LOC136156217 gene encoding protocadherin gamma-A1-like isoform X2, encoding MAIRVKVLGCRRLVLLFLFLRLLLEAQAGKIRYSVSEETDKGFFVGNIAKDLGLQPQELMERGVRIVSRGRKQLFALNPRSGSLVTAGRIDREELCAQSARCLLEEVEFKMNEITAPGTRIPLPSGQDLDVGMNSLQSYQLSSNPHFSLDAQQGSDGSQQPEMVLQSPLDREEEAVHHFLLTAFDGGNPTRSGTLRIRVQVVDVNDNPPAFTQAVYHTSVPENVPLGTRLLMVKAMDPDEGANGEVTYSFHNIDHKMAQIFHLDSYTGEISSQEPLDFEEYTIYPMEIQAQDGAGLMARAKVLVKVLDINDNAPEVTITSVTTSVPENFPPGAIIAFISVHDQDSGDNGQTSCSISGNLPFKLEKLDDNYYRLVTEKTMDRELTSQYNITVTATDQGTPTLSTETHISLQVTDINDNPPVFPQDFYSTYILENNPRGASIFCVTAHDADSIENAQVTYSLVEDTIQGVPLSSYVSINSDTGVLYALRSFDYEQFQDLQLRLMARDSGDPPLSSNVSVSIFVLDQNDNTPEILYPALPTDGSTGVELAPRSAEPGYLVTKVVAVDRDSGQNSWLSYRLLKASEPGLFAVGLHTGEVRTARALLDRDALKQSLVVAVQDHGQPPLSATIMFTVAVADSIPEVLADLDSIETSSHWDNSSFTLHLVVAVAAVSCVFLAFVIALLVLRLRRWHRLRAQTSASVLAGLPTSHFVGVDGVRAFLQTYSHEVSLTADSRGSHVIFPQPNYADTLISQESGEKKDFLSVPQSLLEDKKETFSQVNLL